Proteins from a single region of Drosophila biarmipes strain raj3 chromosome 3R, RU_DBia_V1.1, whole genome shotgun sequence:
- the LOC108031521 gene encoding ATP-binding cassette sub-family A member 17 isoform X1, with the protein MQTHSGTRANLTCCQKYQLLLWKDLKIQLGSRIELAMIIFLTALMPLLVTIGTKVARSMFPAEIVLEKAPGPKNVNTTSFNDLYFTPENGIVEQIIADLAPRINCKNFVGYSSLRELHLKMLQNQKAVGIAFPYEWFSIVNFPDTLNFTIYTPARIKRSDFKYFASGFLLIQDQLSQAFIGLKTSGLRNNTKVQMNHFPYPRYLPSHYAVSTKFMTYMMLVSFFYPCITISKNIVAEKERLQKAILNTMGFKNSIHWLAWYTKSIVLLMLCLLIVVIILAIGSIYEFSNLICLIIVLMVYIHSAVLFAFFVSSFCFKSIWAVLAALLLYFATALPFVIVGTQKSSLASQVAASLGLNSALLYILDSVATLELQSVGIQWYTMAKTASYGHKLSIVAYMLIMFAVGWIELIICLYIEGVRPGELGVPQAWYYPCQKRYWCPRRYVPSVFYDEPILPMSSKSNSFSLTTPPKPMLMNPHDRGQTQIYKPPKFQQVSVEVKNICKTFGYREVVKDVSFNMYENEITALLGHNGAGKTTIILMLCGMLPPTYGTAIINGFDIVADRRHAKTNLGICPQHSVLFKGLSVKDHIYFFSRVKGYQKTEARMESELYIGKLNLVNYRKREALKLSGGNQRRLSLACALCGGSKLILCDEPSTGLDPRGRHDLWRLLQKEKRGRTVLMTTHLVEEGEILGDRIGILTEGRLRCYGPLGFLKQTHNTSYTLSCEMAPKANVDKLTEMVKRYVNTATFVIRGSDVNYKLPRNKIDKFADLFRHLENNKNTLDIVSYGLMDSGLEEVILNLDSSPEPRFRGGSDQDEDEKDKVDSGTQTMYSALAKTRGAAQPQAELQLQPIIKKKEKKPRKKQEPERRPEPEETRRPPEVKPKQYERIRLMVRRKATCMSRWRAMMIKKVHYTAAHVPLLFIIMIIPILYFFLVLVTGGLEKDNQKAIIPTVFPLTLDYYNYDDMIILLDVGKGLNEDKSEAYKDSVGEAATVQKVPSVFSYLFEARPIVRRDIKRRFVCGASFNDSSVVTAWFNSDAFEHSAPIALNLVYIALGKAAIGSDFNIYVSRGQIEDFVVKDKAKDRSRVRHRTKRQDIDYADYPDTEIQESDDYILEEKPPVSPSETSYERPPPKPHLTSHMPTAESALVLLNEKDNLYLFFGAVVIITAYLALALSIFGVFVTEERVNQIKWQHEIQGISHTFYWLSHLAWDFLIFTAFMLALTLALYKATIWYQVLIILLLIGFACLPFVYVCSLMFRRAATALPITFTILVITGGILFSALYLAGSIFGNSLRTLFGIFPMFVGAFGLFKCLSWSEYCEREIIPSINDLECNFGCRNVFCACKPENNWIEVWLLLIHGFFWVFFLWISPYARDIIHIFTSSKSNRNWNYFDKDNRVLDEERRVALIPNYEQEEYPLIVDQVKKNYCRTKAVRLVSFAIKPGECFGLLGASGAGKTSIFRMIVAESRMSAGNIYVKGNSLRENRNVAKKEIGYCPQFDHLHGFLTGRQTLKIYCLLMGVPKYDIKLVIEQLAYDFGFLNQLDQKVHTYSGGTRRKLSLALALNGGSVVVMDEPNNGVDPSTRNYLSHKIESACKGGRAVLLTTTSLDEVNAMCSRVGFLVAGEMSCIGSLQSVRSEVSNVNVLKVKLKSKPEEQKKDIKKFKADMLRLFPMAKLQETLDRYLKYHVYKNSATLSNLFYQMEMKRNEGKLEDYSISQASLEDILMELNDIDSVVLIDSDSSEDSDENKETNTVSEKTSQKAIVKERNKAKEEAKNKEKEEKKRKKEESKNKGNKKSDKTVKKRPPTSSESTDSDEFVPEKSKKSGWWK; encoded by the exons ATGCAAACGCATTCGGGAACGAGAGCTAACTTGACGTGTTGTCAAAAGTATCAGTTGCTGCTATGGAAGGACTTGAAAATACAACTGGGGAGCCGGATAGAATTAGCTATGATAATATTCCTCACTGCCCTAATGCCCCTGTTGGTTACCATTGGCACAAAGGTGGCGAGGTCCATGTTTCCAGCTGAAATTGTACTGGAAAAAGCCCCCGGTCCGAAAAATGTCAACACCACTTC TTTTAATGATTTGTACTTTACACCCGAAAATGGCATAGTTGAGCAAATCATTGCGGATCTTGCTCCCAGGATCAACTGCAAAAACTTCGTAGGTTACAGCAGTCTACGGGAGCTCCACTTGAAAATGTTGCAAAACCAAAAAGCAGTCGGTATTGCGTTCCCCTACGAATGGTTTAGCATTGTTAACTTTCCGGATACGCTAAATTTTACAATATACACACCCGCGCGTATAAAAAGAAGTGACTTTAAGTATTTCGCATCTGGCTTTTTGTTGATACAAGATCAGCTGTCACAGGCATTCATTGGACTCAAGACTTCCGGCCTGAGGAACAATACGAAGGTGCAGATGAATCACTTTCCCTACCCCAGATACTTGCCAAGTCACTATGCGGTATCGACCAAATTCATGACGTACATGATGTTAGTATCGTTTTTTTACCCCTGCATAACGATTTCCAAG AACATCGTAGCTGAAAAGGAGCGCCTGCAAAAGGCTATTTTGAACACCATGGGTTTTAAGAACTCCATTCATTGGCTGGCCTGGTATACGAAATCCATAGTACTTCTTATGCTATGCTTGTTGATTGTAGTAATTATTTTAGCCATCGGATCGATTTATGAATTCAGCAATCTGATTTGCCTGATCATTGTCCTTATGGTGTACATCCATTCAGCCGTGCTCTTCGCCTTCTTTGTGAGTTCTTTTTGCTTCAAAAGTATCTGGGCAGTTCTGGCCGCTCTTTTGCTATATTTTGCAACCGCCCTTCCTTTTGTAATTGTGGGTACTCAAAAGTCGAGTCTGGCCTCTCAAGTAGCTGCCTCGTTGGGTCTGAACTCTGCCCTGTTGTACATTTTGGACTCCGTAGCCACACTGGAGCTGCAGTCGGTGGGAATCCAGTGGTATACCATGGCCAAAACAGCTTCTTATGGCCATAAGTTGAGTATAGTGGCCTACATGCTGATAATGTTCGCAGTTGGCTGGATCGAACTGATCATCTGCCTGTACATAGAGGGAGTGCGACCCGGCGAGTTGGGGGTTCCCCAGGCATGGTACTATCCATGCCAGAAGCGGTACTGGTGTCCCCGCCGATATGTACCCTCCGTTTTCTACGATGAACCCATTCTGCCCATGTCGTCCAAGAGTAATAGCTTCTCCCTTACCACTCCACCGAAACCAATGTTGATGAATCCTCATGATCGGGGTCAGACCCAGATTTACAAGCCACCTAAATTCCAACAAGTTAGCGTCGAGGTCAAAAACATCTGCAAGACGTTCGGATACCGCGAGGTTGTAAAGGATGTATCCTTCAACATGTACGAGAATGAGATCACTGCCCTGCTGGGACACAATGGGGCTGGGAAGACCACCATCATACTGATGCTCTGCGGGATGTTGCCACCCACTTACGGAACAGCCATAATCAATGGCTTTGACATTGTTGCAGATCGCAGACATGCAAAAACCAACTTGGGCATCTGTCCGCAGCACAGTGTGCTCTTCAAGGGACTCAGTGTCAAGGatcatatttacttttttagtCGCGTGAAGGGCTATCAAAAAACAGAGGCCAGGATGGAGTCTGAATTGTACATCGGCAAACTCAACTTGGTGAACTACAGAAAGCGCGAGGCCCTCAAACTTTCGGGTGGTAATCAGCGCAGATTGTCCCTGGCCTGCGCCCTTTGCGGCGGTTCCAAGCTAATATTGTGTGATGAGCCATCTACGGGCTTGGATCCCAGGGGTCGCCACGATCTCTGGCGACTTTTGCAGAAGGAGAAGCGGGGTCGCACCGTCCTGATGACCACCCATCTGGTGGAGGAGGGTGAGATCCTCGGCGACCGCATCGGCATCTTGACCGAAGGACGACTCCGGTGCTACGGCCCTCTCGGGTTCCTCAAGCAGACGCACAACACCAGCTACACACTCTCTTGCGAGATGGCTCCCAAGGCCAATGTGGATAAGTTGACGGAGATGGTAAAACGCTATGTGAACACGGCCACCTTTGTAATCCGTGGTTCGGATGTCAACTACAAGCTGCCACGAAACAAGATAGACAAATTCGCGGACTTGTTCCGCCATCTGGAGAACAATAAGAATACCCTCGATATCGTCAGTTATGGCTTGATGGACTCGGGTCTGGAGGAGGTAATCTTAAATCTGGACTCGAGCCCAGAGCCTCGCTTCAGGGGTGGATCCGATCAAGATGAAGACGAAAAAG ACAAAGTGGATTCTGGAACCCAAACTATGTATTCGGCCCTAGCAAAAACAAGGGGAGCAGCACAGCCTCAGGCAGAGCTGCAGCTACAGccgattataaaaaagaaggaGAAGAAACCGAGAAAGAAACAGGAACCGGAAAGGAGACCTGAGCCGGAAGAGACCAGGCGGCCGCCAGAAGTGAAGCCGAAACAATACGAAAGAATTAGGCTAATGGTCAGAAGGAAAGCGACCTGCATGAGCCGATGGCGCGCCATGATGATCAAGAAGGTCCATTATACAGCCGCCCACGTTCCCTTGTTGTTCATAATTATGATCATACCaatcttatattttttcctaGTCCTAGTAACCGGAGGTTTGGAAAAGGACAACCAAAAGGCAATAATACCCACTGTGTTTCCATTGACACTGGACTACTACAACTATGATGATATGATCATCTTACTCGATGTGGGCAAGGGTTTAAATGAAGACAAATCCGAAGCCTACAAGGATTCGGTCGGAGAAGCTGCAACCGTTCAAAAGGTTCCTTCAGTCTTTTCATACCTTTTCGAAGCCCGGCCAATAGTTCGCCGCGACATCAAGCGAAGATTCGTGTGCGGTGCTTCCTTTAATGACTCCTCGGTGGTCACAGCATGGTTTAATAGCGATGCCTTCGAACACTCGGCGCCCATAGCCTTGAATCTGGTCTATATTGCCCTGGGAAAGGCGGCAATTGGAAGCGATTTCAACATCTATGTGAGCAGAGGTCAAATCGAAGATTTCGTCGTGAAGGACAAGGCAAAAGATAGGTCAAGGGTAAGGCATAGGACTAAACGACAGGATATTGATTATGCGGATTATCCCGACACCGAAATTCAAGAAAGTGACGATTATATCCTAGAAGAAAAGCCACCGGTCTCTCCGTCTGAAACTAGTTACGAGAGGCCGCCTCCCAAGCCTCATTTAACATCCCATATGCCTACTGCAGAGTCAGCATTAGTATTACTCAACGAAAAGGACAACTTGTATCTATTCTTTGGAGCTGTTGTTATAATAACTGCGTATCTTGCTTTAGCCCTAAGCATTTTCGGCGTGTTTGTGACGGAGGAACGGGTGAATCAAATAAAATGGCAACATGAAATACAAGGAATTTCTCACACATTCTATTGGTTGTCCCATTTGGCTTGggattttctaatttttaccGCCTTTATGCTGGCCCTTACCCTGGCTCTATATAAAGCTACAATCTGGTACCAAGTCCTGATCATCCTTCTACTTATTGGCTTCGCCTGCTTGCCCTTCGTTTACGTATGTAGTTTGATGTTCAGAAGGGCAGCTACTGCGTTGCCAATAACTTTTACGATTTTAGTTATAACGG GTGGTATACTATTTTCCGCTCTCTACCTAGCGGGATCAATTTTTGGTAACAGCTTAAGGActctttttggtatttttccaATGTTCGTCGGTGCCTTTGGCCTATTCAAATGTCTTTCATGGAGTGAATATTGCGAACGCGAAATAATTCCTAGCATTAATGATCTTGAATGCAATTTTGGATGCCGAAATGTATTCTGCGCTTGCAAAC CTGAAAACAATTGGATAGAGGTTTGGTTACTGCTAATCCATGGCTTTTTCTGGGTTTTCTTTCTGTGGATTTCGCCCTATGCACGCGATATCATCCACATTTTTACATCCAGCAAATCAAACAGAAATTGGAATTATTTCGACAAAGACAACAGGGTGCTCGACGAGGAAAGAAGAGTGGCTCTGATACCGAACTACGAACAGGAGGAATACCCCCTAATTGTTGACCAGGTTAAAAAGAACTACTGCCGCACCAAAGCCGTCAGATTGGTCTCATTCGCCATCAAACC CGGTGAGTGTTTCGGCCTTTTGGGAGCCAGTGGAGCGGGAAAGACGTCTATTTTCCGTATGATCGTGGCCGAATCCAGGATGTCTGCTGGTAATATCTACGTGAAGGGCAACAGCCTGCGTGAAAACAGAAATGTGGCCAAGAAGGAAATCGGCTACTGTCCTCAGTTCGATCATCTTCACGGCTTTCTCACTGGACGTCAAACCCTTAAGATCTATTGCCTGCTAATGGGCGTGCCGAAATATGATATCAAGCTGGTGATAGAGCAGCTGGCCTACGACTTTGGTTTCTTAAACCAACTGGACCAGAAAGTCCATACGTACAGTGGCGGGACCAGGAGAAAACTGAGTCTAGCCCTAGCTCTCAACGGCGGATCGGTGGTTGTTATGGATGAGCCCAATAATGGCGTCGATCCCTCGACCCGAAACTATTTGTCCCACAAGATTGAGAGCGCGTGCAAGGGCGGCAGAGCCGTTCTTCTGACCACCACCAGCCTCGATGAAGTGAATGCCATGTGCTCGAGGGTCGGGTTCTTGGTAGCCGGCGAGATGAGCTGCATCGGGTCGTTACAATCGGTGCGATCAGAGGTCTCCAATGTCAATGTGCTGAAGGTTAAACTCAAGTCAAAGCCGGAAGA ACAAAAGAAAgacataaaaaaattcaagGCTGATATGTTGAGGCTCTTTCCAATGGCAAAGTTGCA GGAAACACTGGACAGATATCTTAAATATCACGTCTACAAGAACTCTGCCACATTGTCCAACCTGTTTTACCAAATGGAGATGAAACGGAACGAAGGAAAGTTGGAGGACTACTCCATATCTCAGGCCTCCCTGGAAGACATTTTAATGGAACTAAACGACATAGACTCTGTGGTGCTCATAGACTCGGACTCTTCTGAAGATTCTGACGAGAATAAGGAAACAAATACAGTCAGCGAAAAGACAAGTCAAAAGGCTATCGTAAAGGAGAGAAATAAAGCTAAAGAAGAggcaaaaaacaaagaaaaggaagaaaagaaaagaaaaaaggaagaaagcaaaaacaagggaaataaaaaaagtgatAAAACAGTGAAAAAAAGACCACCAACTTCCTCAGAAAGTACTGATAGTGATGAATTTGTGCCAGAGAAAAGTAAAAAGTCAGGGTGGTGGAAAtga
- the LOC108031521 gene encoding ATP-binding cassette sub-family A member 17 isoform X2: MSTPLLEQIIADLAPRINCKNFVGYSSLRELHLKMLQNQKAVGIAFPYEWFSIVNFPDTLNFTIYTPARIKRSDFKYFASGFLLIQDQLSQAFIGLKTSGLRNNTKVQMNHFPYPRYLPSHYAVSTKFMTYMMLVSFFYPCITISKNIVAEKERLQKAILNTMGFKNSIHWLAWYTKSIVLLMLCLLIVVIILAIGSIYEFSNLICLIIVLMVYIHSAVLFAFFVSSFCFKSIWAVLAALLLYFATALPFVIVGTQKSSLASQVAASLGLNSALLYILDSVATLELQSVGIQWYTMAKTASYGHKLSIVAYMLIMFAVGWIELIICLYIEGVRPGELGVPQAWYYPCQKRYWCPRRYVPSVFYDEPILPMSSKSNSFSLTTPPKPMLMNPHDRGQTQIYKPPKFQQVSVEVKNICKTFGYREVVKDVSFNMYENEITALLGHNGAGKTTIILMLCGMLPPTYGTAIINGFDIVADRRHAKTNLGICPQHSVLFKGLSVKDHIYFFSRVKGYQKTEARMESELYIGKLNLVNYRKREALKLSGGNQRRLSLACALCGGSKLILCDEPSTGLDPRGRHDLWRLLQKEKRGRTVLMTTHLVEEGEILGDRIGILTEGRLRCYGPLGFLKQTHNTSYTLSCEMAPKANVDKLTEMVKRYVNTATFVIRGSDVNYKLPRNKIDKFADLFRHLENNKNTLDIVSYGLMDSGLEEVILNLDSSPEPRFRGGSDQDEDEKDKVDSGTQTMYSALAKTRGAAQPQAELQLQPIIKKKEKKPRKKQEPERRPEPEETRRPPEVKPKQYERIRLMVRRKATCMSRWRAMMIKKVHYTAAHVPLLFIIMIIPILYFFLVLVTGGLEKDNQKAIIPTVFPLTLDYYNYDDMIILLDVGKGLNEDKSEAYKDSVGEAATVQKVPSVFSYLFEARPIVRRDIKRRFVCGASFNDSSVVTAWFNSDAFEHSAPIALNLVYIALGKAAIGSDFNIYVSRGQIEDFVVKDKAKDRSRVRHRTKRQDIDYADYPDTEIQESDDYILEEKPPVSPSETSYERPPPKPHLTSHMPTAESALVLLNEKDNLYLFFGAVVIITAYLALALSIFGVFVTEERVNQIKWQHEIQGISHTFYWLSHLAWDFLIFTAFMLALTLALYKATIWYQVLIILLLIGFACLPFVYVCSLMFRRAATALPITFTILVITGGILFSALYLAGSIFGNSLRTLFGIFPMFVGAFGLFKCLSWSEYCEREIIPSINDLECNFGCRNVFCACKPENNWIEVWLLLIHGFFWVFFLWISPYARDIIHIFTSSKSNRNWNYFDKDNRVLDEERRVALIPNYEQEEYPLIVDQVKKNYCRTKAVRLVSFAIKPGECFGLLGASGAGKTSIFRMIVAESRMSAGNIYVKGNSLRENRNVAKKEIGYCPQFDHLHGFLTGRQTLKIYCLLMGVPKYDIKLVIEQLAYDFGFLNQLDQKVHTYSGGTRRKLSLALALNGGSVVVMDEPNNGVDPSTRNYLSHKIESACKGGRAVLLTTTSLDEVNAMCSRVGFLVAGEMSCIGSLQSVRSEVSNVNVLKVKLKSKPEEQKKDIKKFKADMLRLFPMAKLQETLDRYLKYHVYKNSATLSNLFYQMEMKRNEGKLEDYSISQASLEDILMELNDIDSVVLIDSDSSEDSDENKETNTVSEKTSQKAIVKERNKAKEEAKNKEKEEKKRKKEESKNKGNKKSDKTVKKRPPTSSESTDSDEFVPEKSKKSGWWK, translated from the exons ATGTCAACACCACTTC TTGAGCAAATCATTGCGGATCTTGCTCCCAGGATCAACTGCAAAAACTTCGTAGGTTACAGCAGTCTACGGGAGCTCCACTTGAAAATGTTGCAAAACCAAAAAGCAGTCGGTATTGCGTTCCCCTACGAATGGTTTAGCATTGTTAACTTTCCGGATACGCTAAATTTTACAATATACACACCCGCGCGTATAAAAAGAAGTGACTTTAAGTATTTCGCATCTGGCTTTTTGTTGATACAAGATCAGCTGTCACAGGCATTCATTGGACTCAAGACTTCCGGCCTGAGGAACAATACGAAGGTGCAGATGAATCACTTTCCCTACCCCAGATACTTGCCAAGTCACTATGCGGTATCGACCAAATTCATGACGTACATGATGTTAGTATCGTTTTTTTACCCCTGCATAACGATTTCCAAG AACATCGTAGCTGAAAAGGAGCGCCTGCAAAAGGCTATTTTGAACACCATGGGTTTTAAGAACTCCATTCATTGGCTGGCCTGGTATACGAAATCCATAGTACTTCTTATGCTATGCTTGTTGATTGTAGTAATTATTTTAGCCATCGGATCGATTTATGAATTCAGCAATCTGATTTGCCTGATCATTGTCCTTATGGTGTACATCCATTCAGCCGTGCTCTTCGCCTTCTTTGTGAGTTCTTTTTGCTTCAAAAGTATCTGGGCAGTTCTGGCCGCTCTTTTGCTATATTTTGCAACCGCCCTTCCTTTTGTAATTGTGGGTACTCAAAAGTCGAGTCTGGCCTCTCAAGTAGCTGCCTCGTTGGGTCTGAACTCTGCCCTGTTGTACATTTTGGACTCCGTAGCCACACTGGAGCTGCAGTCGGTGGGAATCCAGTGGTATACCATGGCCAAAACAGCTTCTTATGGCCATAAGTTGAGTATAGTGGCCTACATGCTGATAATGTTCGCAGTTGGCTGGATCGAACTGATCATCTGCCTGTACATAGAGGGAGTGCGACCCGGCGAGTTGGGGGTTCCCCAGGCATGGTACTATCCATGCCAGAAGCGGTACTGGTGTCCCCGCCGATATGTACCCTCCGTTTTCTACGATGAACCCATTCTGCCCATGTCGTCCAAGAGTAATAGCTTCTCCCTTACCACTCCACCGAAACCAATGTTGATGAATCCTCATGATCGGGGTCAGACCCAGATTTACAAGCCACCTAAATTCCAACAAGTTAGCGTCGAGGTCAAAAACATCTGCAAGACGTTCGGATACCGCGAGGTTGTAAAGGATGTATCCTTCAACATGTACGAGAATGAGATCACTGCCCTGCTGGGACACAATGGGGCTGGGAAGACCACCATCATACTGATGCTCTGCGGGATGTTGCCACCCACTTACGGAACAGCCATAATCAATGGCTTTGACATTGTTGCAGATCGCAGACATGCAAAAACCAACTTGGGCATCTGTCCGCAGCACAGTGTGCTCTTCAAGGGACTCAGTGTCAAGGatcatatttacttttttagtCGCGTGAAGGGCTATCAAAAAACAGAGGCCAGGATGGAGTCTGAATTGTACATCGGCAAACTCAACTTGGTGAACTACAGAAAGCGCGAGGCCCTCAAACTTTCGGGTGGTAATCAGCGCAGATTGTCCCTGGCCTGCGCCCTTTGCGGCGGTTCCAAGCTAATATTGTGTGATGAGCCATCTACGGGCTTGGATCCCAGGGGTCGCCACGATCTCTGGCGACTTTTGCAGAAGGAGAAGCGGGGTCGCACCGTCCTGATGACCACCCATCTGGTGGAGGAGGGTGAGATCCTCGGCGACCGCATCGGCATCTTGACCGAAGGACGACTCCGGTGCTACGGCCCTCTCGGGTTCCTCAAGCAGACGCACAACACCAGCTACACACTCTCTTGCGAGATGGCTCCCAAGGCCAATGTGGATAAGTTGACGGAGATGGTAAAACGCTATGTGAACACGGCCACCTTTGTAATCCGTGGTTCGGATGTCAACTACAAGCTGCCACGAAACAAGATAGACAAATTCGCGGACTTGTTCCGCCATCTGGAGAACAATAAGAATACCCTCGATATCGTCAGTTATGGCTTGATGGACTCGGGTCTGGAGGAGGTAATCTTAAATCTGGACTCGAGCCCAGAGCCTCGCTTCAGGGGTGGATCCGATCAAGATGAAGACGAAAAAG ACAAAGTGGATTCTGGAACCCAAACTATGTATTCGGCCCTAGCAAAAACAAGGGGAGCAGCACAGCCTCAGGCAGAGCTGCAGCTACAGccgattataaaaaagaaggaGAAGAAACCGAGAAAGAAACAGGAACCGGAAAGGAGACCTGAGCCGGAAGAGACCAGGCGGCCGCCAGAAGTGAAGCCGAAACAATACGAAAGAATTAGGCTAATGGTCAGAAGGAAAGCGACCTGCATGAGCCGATGGCGCGCCATGATGATCAAGAAGGTCCATTATACAGCCGCCCACGTTCCCTTGTTGTTCATAATTATGATCATACCaatcttatattttttcctaGTCCTAGTAACCGGAGGTTTGGAAAAGGACAACCAAAAGGCAATAATACCCACTGTGTTTCCATTGACACTGGACTACTACAACTATGATGATATGATCATCTTACTCGATGTGGGCAAGGGTTTAAATGAAGACAAATCCGAAGCCTACAAGGATTCGGTCGGAGAAGCTGCAACCGTTCAAAAGGTTCCTTCAGTCTTTTCATACCTTTTCGAAGCCCGGCCAATAGTTCGCCGCGACATCAAGCGAAGATTCGTGTGCGGTGCTTCCTTTAATGACTCCTCGGTGGTCACAGCATGGTTTAATAGCGATGCCTTCGAACACTCGGCGCCCATAGCCTTGAATCTGGTCTATATTGCCCTGGGAAAGGCGGCAATTGGAAGCGATTTCAACATCTATGTGAGCAGAGGTCAAATCGAAGATTTCGTCGTGAAGGACAAGGCAAAAGATAGGTCAAGGGTAAGGCATAGGACTAAACGACAGGATATTGATTATGCGGATTATCCCGACACCGAAATTCAAGAAAGTGACGATTATATCCTAGAAGAAAAGCCACCGGTCTCTCCGTCTGAAACTAGTTACGAGAGGCCGCCTCCCAAGCCTCATTTAACATCCCATATGCCTACTGCAGAGTCAGCATTAGTATTACTCAACGAAAAGGACAACTTGTATCTATTCTTTGGAGCTGTTGTTATAATAACTGCGTATCTTGCTTTAGCCCTAAGCATTTTCGGCGTGTTTGTGACGGAGGAACGGGTGAATCAAATAAAATGGCAACATGAAATACAAGGAATTTCTCACACATTCTATTGGTTGTCCCATTTGGCTTGggattttctaatttttaccGCCTTTATGCTGGCCCTTACCCTGGCTCTATATAAAGCTACAATCTGGTACCAAGTCCTGATCATCCTTCTACTTATTGGCTTCGCCTGCTTGCCCTTCGTTTACGTATGTAGTTTGATGTTCAGAAGGGCAGCTACTGCGTTGCCAATAACTTTTACGATTTTAGTTATAACGG GTGGTATACTATTTTCCGCTCTCTACCTAGCGGGATCAATTTTTGGTAACAGCTTAAGGActctttttggtatttttccaATGTTCGTCGGTGCCTTTGGCCTATTCAAATGTCTTTCATGGAGTGAATATTGCGAACGCGAAATAATTCCTAGCATTAATGATCTTGAATGCAATTTTGGATGCCGAAATGTATTCTGCGCTTGCAAAC CTGAAAACAATTGGATAGAGGTTTGGTTACTGCTAATCCATGGCTTTTTCTGGGTTTTCTTTCTGTGGATTTCGCCCTATGCACGCGATATCATCCACATTTTTACATCCAGCAAATCAAACAGAAATTGGAATTATTTCGACAAAGACAACAGGGTGCTCGACGAGGAAAGAAGAGTGGCTCTGATACCGAACTACGAACAGGAGGAATACCCCCTAATTGTTGACCAGGTTAAAAAGAACTACTGCCGCACCAAAGCCGTCAGATTGGTCTCATTCGCCATCAAACC CGGTGAGTGTTTCGGCCTTTTGGGAGCCAGTGGAGCGGGAAAGACGTCTATTTTCCGTATGATCGTGGCCGAATCCAGGATGTCTGCTGGTAATATCTACGTGAAGGGCAACAGCCTGCGTGAAAACAGAAATGTGGCCAAGAAGGAAATCGGCTACTGTCCTCAGTTCGATCATCTTCACGGCTTTCTCACTGGACGTCAAACCCTTAAGATCTATTGCCTGCTAATGGGCGTGCCGAAATATGATATCAAGCTGGTGATAGAGCAGCTGGCCTACGACTTTGGTTTCTTAAACCAACTGGACCAGAAAGTCCATACGTACAGTGGCGGGACCAGGAGAAAACTGAGTCTAGCCCTAGCTCTCAACGGCGGATCGGTGGTTGTTATGGATGAGCCCAATAATGGCGTCGATCCCTCGACCCGAAACTATTTGTCCCACAAGATTGAGAGCGCGTGCAAGGGCGGCAGAGCCGTTCTTCTGACCACCACCAGCCTCGATGAAGTGAATGCCATGTGCTCGAGGGTCGGGTTCTTGGTAGCCGGCGAGATGAGCTGCATCGGGTCGTTACAATCGGTGCGATCAGAGGTCTCCAATGTCAATGTGCTGAAGGTTAAACTCAAGTCAAAGCCGGAAGA ACAAAAGAAAgacataaaaaaattcaagGCTGATATGTTGAGGCTCTTTCCAATGGCAAAGTTGCA GGAAACACTGGACAGATATCTTAAATATCACGTCTACAAGAACTCTGCCACATTGTCCAACCTGTTTTACCAAATGGAGATGAAACGGAACGAAGGAAAGTTGGAGGACTACTCCATATCTCAGGCCTCCCTGGAAGACATTTTAATGGAACTAAACGACATAGACTCTGTGGTGCTCATAGACTCGGACTCTTCTGAAGATTCTGACGAGAATAAGGAAACAAATACAGTCAGCGAAAAGACAAGTCAAAAGGCTATCGTAAAGGAGAGAAATAAAGCTAAAGAAGAggcaaaaaacaaagaaaaggaagaaaagaaaagaaaaaaggaagaaagcaaaaacaagggaaataaaaaaagtgatAAAACAGTGAAAAAAAGACCACCAACTTCCTCAGAAAGTACTGATAGTGATGAATTTGTGCCAGAGAAAAGTAAAAAGTCAGGGTGGTGGAAAtga